Sequence from the Microbacterium dextranolyticum genome:
TCGCGTCGACGGGAACACGCTCGGCGCCGGAGGGCGACTGCAGCACGCGGATGCGGTCGGCTTCGGCCCAGCGGATGAATTCCTCGAGGCCCCGGAGGTGGTCCCGCGTCTCGGCGCCACGCGCGCTCAGCGGGCGCCGCATGAGCACGCCGATGACCATAGCCAACACCAGGAAGGACGCGATGATCGCGACGATCGGCAGCGCCTCTCGGGTGCCGACGGCGATGGACACCAGACCGAGCACCGTCGTCGCGACCGCGGCGAGCGCGGCGACGAGGATCGGCCACAGGCGCGTGCCGGGCCGGACCGGACGACGCAGCCCCCGGGCGGTGAGGTCCTTGTCCGCTGCCGCCAGGATCTTCTGCGCGGCGGCCGAGAAGCGCGTGTCCTGCCGGCCGAACTGGTACCGCGATCCGGGTGCGCCGCCGGGGAACAGCCCCTCGAGCAGCATGCGCCCGTCACCGTCGGCGCGGGTGGGGTCGACGAGCTCGGCGGTGAGCTTGGCCTTCCCGGTCCACGACCGTTCGCCTTCGACGATGCGGATCGAACCGACGACGGCCTGTTCGAGCACTTCGGCGGGGATCGCCTTCGATGGGCGCCGCAGCAGGACGGCGCTCTGCAGGGCATCCACGTCACGCGGCGGGTTGTACTCCGCGATGATCGTCGGTCGTCCCGGCTCATCCACGAGCCCGCGTCGGCGGGCGCGCACCGCAAGCGTGCCGGCTCCTGCGGCGCCCAGCGCGGCGACGAGTCCCTGAGCCCACCCGAACGGGGTCGCGAGATAGGACGAGTCGAACACCGCGAACGTCCCGGGCGCGAAACCGACCGCCATCGTGAGGGTCTCGTGCGGCCCCAGTGATCCTGCGCGTGCGGCGATGACGGTTCCGCCGTCGCTGTCCGTCGCGGAATCGATCGAGGCACAGGCATCCGTCGCCCCCTGCCCGCCCTGGTAGCACGACATGCGGCCGGTCACCGCGTCGGCGAGGTCGGCGGGAACGTGCAGGCGCGCGCTCACCGACCCGAATCGCTGCGCGAAGTCGACGCCGTTGACATCCCAGTAGAACTCGAGCCCGGTGTCCGGAAAGTCCCACGTCACGTTCTGCAGCGTGTAGGTGATCACGTACGTCTGCGGCCCGTGCACGTAGTGGTCGGCCCGCGAGACCACGGTGAAGTCGCCGTCGTCGTCGTCCGTCTCGGAGGGGCGGGGTACCCCGTTCTGATCGGTGAGCGAGACGAGCGTCGCGTGCAGCGGCTGACCGTTGTACCGACCGGGGATCGTCCGACGGATGCCGCGGTTCTGATCCGTCTCGGGGAACACCGCGACGATCGTCTCGACCACGCGCAGGTGACTGCGGCCGTCGGCGTCGCGGCTGAGCGTGTAGTCGGCGTCGAACGAGTCGAAGGAGAAGTCGTCGACGTCGCCCGACACAGCGTTCACCGCGGATGTCCCTGCGGCCCGCTCCCCCACGATCGCCGTGCCGATCGTGTGCGCGCGCTGCGAGACGGGCGCCGACGGCGCGGCGGCCGAACCGGTCAGCACGAGGACGGCGAGAAGGCCGGCGCCGATCAGCGCCGAGATCGACCGTATCCGGCTCATACTCCCAGACTAGGGTCCCGGCGGCGACCGGCACGCTGCGGCACCCGGTGTGGCTTGACGAGGTTCCCTGCACGCCCCGCAAGCCCCCGACCGGCACGTCGACGCGCGACTACAGTGGCCTGATGACCGATCGCCGTCTCGCCGTCGCCGCCTGGGAGAGCCTCTTCCGCGCGCAGCACGAGGTGCTGCACGACATCAGCGGCGACTTCCACGACGACGACCTCGCCCAGGCGGAGTACGACGTGCTGCTCACCGTCACCCGCGGCGAGGCGCGCTCGGCCCGGCTGCGCGATGTGACGGCCAACATGCTCATCAGCCAGCCGAGCGTCTCGCGTCTGGTCGAGCGGATGGTCGCGCGCGGCATGCTGACCAAGTGCCCCGACCCGCAGGACGGCCGGGGCTCGATCGTCACGGCGACCGACCAGGGCATCGCCGCCTTCCGGCGCGTCGCGACGGTGCACGGGCGGTCGATCGCGGAGCGCATGTCGGTGCTCTCCGACGACGAGCTCGCCCTGCTTCAGCAGCTCACCGCCAAGCTCCGCGGCACCCTCTGACCCACCCTCACCGGGGTGGTCAGCACTCGACGACGTTGACGGCGAGACCGCCTTCGCTGGTCTCCTTGTACTTCGTCGACATGTCGATGCCGGTCTGACGCATCGTCTCGACGACGGCGTCGAGCGACACGAAGTGCTCGCCGTCGCCACGGAGCGCGAGCCTCGCCGCAGTCACCGCCGTCGCCGCCGCGATCGCGTTGCGCTCGATGCACGGGATCTGGACGAGCCCACCGACCGGGTCGCACGTGAGGCCGAGGTGATGCTCCATCGCGATCTCGGCCGCGTTCTCGATCTGGCGATTGGTCCCGCCCATGACGGCGGTGAGCCCTCCGGCCGCCATCGCGCAGGCCGATCCCACCTCGGCCTGGCATCCGCCCTCGGCTCCCGAGATCGAGGCGTTCGCCGCGAACAGCGATCCCAGCGCCGTCGCCGTGAGGAGAAATCGTCGGATGCCGCGCCGCCGATTCGCCTCTGCGATCACCGCCTCCGACTCGCGTGCGTCGTCCGTCTCGAGACGCCCACCTCCCGACGCGGCGACCGCGCCGGGCTCGGGTGCATGCAGCCCCAGCAGAGCAGAGCCCACGAGCTCGCCGTACGGCGTCACCGCGGTCGCCGAGCCGAGGCCCGCGTCGGCGAGGAACCGCCACCAGTACATCGCGACGGCCGGCACGATTCCGGCGGCACCGTTCGTCGGTGCCGTCACGACGCGACCCCCCGACGCGTTCTCCTCGTTGACGGCGAGCGCGAAGGCGCCGAGCCACTCCTCCGGCAGCTCACGGGCACCGGCAGCCTCGGCCTGCTCCAGCTGTGCCCGGATGGCTCCGGCCCGGCGCCGCACCCTGAGCATTCCCGGAAGGGTGCCCTCCGCGTCGAGCCCCGCCTGTACGCAGGCGGCCATGGCATCCCAAATCGCGTCGAGTCCCTCGGCGACCTCGGTCTCGCTGCGCAGCGCCTCTTCATTGCGGCGCGCGGTCTCGGCGATCGTCAGCCCCTCCTCGTCGCATATCGCAATGAGCTCCGCTGCGCTGTCGAACGCCACGGGGAAGGCGAGCGAGGCGACGCTCGGGGCCTCACCTTCGCGTCGGATGAATCCGCCCCCGACGGAGTAGTAGGTCTCGACCGCGATCACCTCGTCGCCGCCGTCGAACGCGCGCAGCGTCAAGGCATTAGGATGCCCGGGCATCCGCGTGCGGGGAAGAAGAGCGATGTCCGAGCGACGGAACGGGACGCGCCGGCGGCCCGCGAGAAGAAGGCCGTCACCGTCGGTCCACCGCGTCCAGGCGTCGCGGACCTCGGCGGGGTCCACCGTCTCCGGATCCCGGCCCTGCAACCCCGCGACCACCGCATCGGGCGTCCCGTGCCCGATGCCGGTTGCGCCGAGCGAGCCGTACAGTTCGCAGGCCACACGTGCGAGAGCGGGGAGGTCCACGACCCGGCGCGCGAAGTCTGCCGCGGCCCGCAGCGGACCGACGGTGTGGGAGCTCGAGGGGCCCACACCGATGGAGAACAGCTCGAACGCCGAGACGTACGCACTCACCCCTGAAGCGTACGCCGCGCCCGATCGGCTGGCTCCGCACCGCGGTCGCGGAAACGGCGCATCCCCCGTGCGGACGCTTCCCGCTCTAGGCTGGCACGAGGCGGAAGGAGCCCCGATGACCGTGCTGACCACGCTCGAGACCGACCGTGCCGCCGCACTGTCGGCCGCCGACGCCGCCGGACGCGTCGACGACGCGTTTCTCACCCGATTCGAGGGAGAGTTCCCGCGTCTGCACGCGCTGTTCTCGCGTCTGTACGGGGACCGTGAGGACGGACAGGAACAGCTCGCCCGGACGATCGCCGAAGCCAGTGCCGCGTGGAACGCGCGCCCTCTCGAGCTCAGGGCCCGCGACGCGCAGCGAGCGGCCGATCCCGACTGGTTCCAGTCCGAGCGGATGCTCGGCGGCGTCTGCTACGTCGACCGGTTCGCGGGGAACCTCGCCGGCATCCACGATCAGATCCCGTACTTCCGCGAGCTGGGACTGACCTATCTGCACCTCATGCCGCTGTTCGCGAGCCCCGCTGACCACGGCGCCGATGCCGATGGCGGGTACGCCGTGTCGAGCTACCGCGAGGTCGCGCGCAGCCTCGGCACGATGGAGCAGCTGACCCGGCTGGCGGCGGACCTGCGGACGGCGGGGATCTCGCTGGTCGTCGACTTCATCTTCAACCACACCAGCAACGAGCACGAGTGGGCGCAGAAGGCGGTCGCCGGCGACCCCGACTTCGAGGACTTCTACCTGATCTTCGACGATCGCGAGATGCCTGACGCGTACGAGCGGACGACGCGGGAGATCTTCCCCGACGACCATCGCGGCTCATTCGTGCAGCTCGATGACGGCCGGTGGATCTGGTCGACCTTCTACCACTATCAGTGGGACCTCAACTACGCGAACCCGGCGGTGTTCCGCGCGATGGCCGGCGAGATGCTCTTCCTCGCGAACCGGGGCGTCGAGGTGCTGCGGATGGACGCCGTGGCCTTCATCTGGAAGCGCCTGGGCACCTCGTGCGAGTCGCTGCCCGAAGCGCATCTGCTGCTGCAGGCGTTCAATGCCGTCCTCGCGATGGCGGCCCCGGGCATGGTGTTCAAATCCGAGGCCATCGTCCACCCCGACGAGGTCGTCAGCTACATCTCCCGCGACGAGTGCGAGCTCTCGTACAACCCGCTGCAGATGGCTCTGACGTGGGAAGCCCTGGCCACCCGCGACGCGCGGTTGCTGCAGGATGCCCTGGAGCGTCGCCACGCTCTGCCCGCCGGAACCGCCTGGGTCAACTACGTGCGCAGCCACGACGACATCGGCTGGACGTTCGCCGATGAGGATGCCGCGGCGCTCGGCATCGACGGGTACGCGCACCGGCAGTTCCTGAACCGCTTCTACACCGGTCGACACGAGGGCGGGTTCGCCCGCGGCGTCGCCTTCCAGGAGAACCCCGAGACGGGCGATGCCCGGGTCACCGGCACCACCGCCTCGCTCGCGGGGGTCGAGGCGGGCGACTCCGGAGGCGAGGACCGCATCGTCTTGGCGCACGGCTTGGCGCTGTCCACAGGCGGCATCCCGCTCCTCTATCTCGGCGACGAAGTCGCGCAGCTGAACGACTACTCCTATGCCGACGACCCGGTGCGCCGTGGCGACACCCGATGGGTGCACCGCGGCAACCGTCCGCGCGACGCGTACGCGGACCGCGACGACCTCGGCACACCCGCCGGCCGCGTGTACCGACGCCTGACGAAGCTCGTCTCGGTGCGTCAGACGACGCCGGAACTCGCCGGGAACCACCTGATCGGGTTCCGCACGCCGCACGCCTCGGTCGTCGGCTACCAGCGACCCGGCGACGGTACCACCGTGCTCGCCCTCGCCAACGTGGGCGACGCCGCGGTGCAGATCGACCACGGCACCCTCGCGGGCTTCGAGCGCGTCGCGTTCGATCTGCTGAACGACATCGAGCGCGACCTCGAGCAAGGGATCGCGCTGGCGCCGCACGCGTTCGTCTGGCTGCGCGTCACCCCGCGCTGACACCGCCCCGGCGGACGGCCAGGACCGGGCGCCCTCGCCAGGCGGGGGTCGGCGCCCACCGGATGATGCGGCCCGGCAGGCACCGACCCGAGCGGATCAGCCGAGCGTCCGCGCGAACGGGTCGAAGCCATCCGGCAGCAGCGGCACGGGCGCGACGGTGCTCTCGATCTCGAAGTACCGGCCGCTCGCGGCGGAGTCCTGTGCGGAGAGCATGACGTCGAGCACGTGGTAGCCGAGCTCGCCCGTGGCGACGTGCGGCCGGTCCGCGGCGATCGCCCGCGCCATGTCGAGCACGCCGAGCCCGCGACCGACGACGGCGCCCTCGCGCTCGATCTCGATCCACTCCTGCTCGGTCTTCATGCCGTCGCGCAGCACGCCGAGCGGGCGCACGTAGGCGATGCGGCCGTCGAACTGGTTCGGGTCGGGCAGCACCATCGTGCCCTCCGAACCGTGGATCTCAACGATTCCATGACGCTCCAGCGCCGAGTCGAAGCTGAGCAGGTGCGTGCCGTGCTGACCGCCCGCGAAGCTCGTGAGCACCTGCACGGTCGAGGGAACCTCGACGGGGAAGGTCTCTCCGGCACGGGGCCCCGTACGGATCGTGCGCTCCAGGCGCGGGCGCGAGCCGCGCGCGTCGACGCCCGCGATCGGCCCGAGCAGGCTCACGAGCGCCGAGAAGTAGTACGGCCCCATGTCGAGCAGCGGGCCCGCACCGTGCGCGAACAGGAACGCCGGCTCCGGATGCCAGAGATCGGGCCCCTGGGTCTGGAACGCCGTCTGCACGAACAGCGGCTCACCGATGACGCCCGCCTGGATCGCTCGCTTGGCGGACTGGAAACCGGGCCCGAGCAGAGTGTCGGGCGCCGACCCGATGCGCACACCCGCGGCATCCGCCTGCGCGAGCAGTGCCCGCGTCGCATCCCGATCCAGCCCGATCGGCTTCTCGGTCCACACGTGCTTGCCGGCGGCGACCGCGGCCCGCGAGACGGCGACGTGCACCTGCGGGATCGTGAGGTTCACGACGAGGTCGACATCGGGGTTGCCGAGCACGTCCTCCGGCGTGCCCCAGGCGGGGACGCCGTGCTCCGCCGCCTTCGCCTGCGCCCGTTCGGGCAGCAGGTCGCCGACGGCGACGACGGAGACATCGGGGAACGACCCGAGGTTCTCGAGGTAGGTCTGGCTGATGACACCGGCACCGATGATGCCGACTCCGAGCGGACGGCTCATGCGACGAATCCGCCGTCCTTCAGGAAGGCCAGGCTCGCCGCGATGTCGGCGAAGACGTCGCCGGGCGCCCGGTCGTACTCGATCACCGCGTGACGGATCCCCGTGCC
This genomic interval carries:
- a CDS encoding Gfo/Idh/MocA family protein, whose amino-acid sequence is MSRPLGVGIIGAGVISQTYLENLGSFPDVSVVAVGDLLPERAQAKAAEHGVPAWGTPEDVLGNPDVDLVVNLTIPQVHVAVSRAAVAAGKHVWTEKPIGLDRDATRALLAQADAAGVRIGSAPDTLLGPGFQSAKRAIQAGVIGEPLFVQTAFQTQGPDLWHPEPAFLFAHGAGPLLDMGPYYFSALVSLLGPIAGVDARGSRPRLERTIRTGPRAGETFPVEVPSTVQVLTSFAGGQHGTHLLSFDSALERHGIVEIHGSEGTMVLPDPNQFDGRIAYVRPLGVLRDGMKTEQEWIEIEREGAVVGRGLGVLDMARAIAADRPHVATGELGYHVLDVMLSAQDSAASGRYFEIESTVAPVPLLPDGFDPFARTLG
- a CDS encoding amylosucrase, giving the protein MTVLTTLETDRAAALSAADAAGRVDDAFLTRFEGEFPRLHALFSRLYGDREDGQEQLARTIAEASAAWNARPLELRARDAQRAADPDWFQSERMLGGVCYVDRFAGNLAGIHDQIPYFRELGLTYLHLMPLFASPADHGADADGGYAVSSYREVARSLGTMEQLTRLAADLRTAGISLVVDFIFNHTSNEHEWAQKAVAGDPDFEDFYLIFDDREMPDAYERTTREIFPDDHRGSFVQLDDGRWIWSTFYHYQWDLNYANPAVFRAMAGEMLFLANRGVEVLRMDAVAFIWKRLGTSCESLPEAHLLLQAFNAVLAMAAPGMVFKSEAIVHPDEVVSYISRDECELSYNPLQMALTWEALATRDARLLQDALERRHALPAGTAWVNYVRSHDDIGWTFADEDAAALGIDGYAHRQFLNRFYTGRHEGGFARGVAFQENPETGDARVTGTTASLAGVEAGDSGGEDRIVLAHGLALSTGGIPLLYLGDEVAQLNDYSYADDPVRRGDTRWVHRGNRPRDAYADRDDLGTPAGRVYRRLTKLVSVRQTTPELAGNHLIGFRTPHASVVGYQRPGDGTTVLALANVGDAAVQIDHGTLAGFERVAFDLLNDIERDLEQGIALAPHAFVWLRVTPR
- a CDS encoding L-serine ammonia-lyase, iron-sulfur-dependent, subunit alpha, with the translated sequence MSAYVSAFELFSIGVGPSSSHTVGPLRAAADFARRVVDLPALARVACELYGSLGATGIGHGTPDAVVAGLQGRDPETVDPAEVRDAWTRWTDGDGLLLAGRRRVPFRRSDIALLPRTRMPGHPNALTLRAFDGGDEVIAVETYYSVGGGFIRREGEAPSVASLAFPVAFDSAAELIAICDEEGLTIAETARRNEEALRSETEVAEGLDAIWDAMAACVQAGLDAEGTLPGMLRVRRRAGAIRAQLEQAEAAGARELPEEWLGAFALAVNEENASGGRVVTAPTNGAAGIVPAVAMYWWRFLADAGLGSATAVTPYGELVGSALLGLHAPEPGAVAASGGGRLETDDARESEAVIAEANRRRGIRRFLLTATALGSLFAANASISGAEGGCQAEVGSACAMAAGGLTAVMGGTNRQIENAAEIAMEHHLGLTCDPVGGLVQIPCIERNAIAAATAVTAARLALRGDGEHFVSLDAVVETMRQTGIDMSTKYKETSEGGLAVNVVEC
- a CDS encoding DUF2207 family protein — encoded protein: MSRIRSISALIGAGLLAVLVLTGSAAAPSAPVSQRAHTIGTAIVGERAAGTSAVNAVSGDVDDFSFDSFDADYTLSRDADGRSHLRVVETIVAVFPETDQNRGIRRTIPGRYNGQPLHATLVSLTDQNGVPRPSETDDDDGDFTVVSRADHYVHGPQTYVITYTLQNVTWDFPDTGLEFYWDVNGVDFAQRFGSVSARLHVPADLADAVTGRMSCYQGGQGATDACASIDSATDSDGGTVIAARAGSLGPHETLTMAVGFAPGTFAVFDSSYLATPFGWAQGLVAALGAAGAGTLAVRARRRGLVDEPGRPTIIAEYNPPRDVDALQSAVLLRRPSKAIPAEVLEQAVVGSIRIVEGERSWTGKAKLTAELVDPTRADGDGRMLLEGLFPGGAPGSRYQFGRQDTRFSAAAQKILAAADKDLTARGLRRPVRPGTRLWPILVAALAAVATTVLGLVSIAVGTREALPIVAIIASFLVLAMVIGVLMRRPLSARGAETRDHLRGLEEFIRWAEADRIRVLQSPSGAERVPVDANDPHQKLALYEKLLPYAVVFDQEKEWSTQLAVLYTAVGATGPYWYYGTGAFDASSFSSGIGSLSSAASSSSSTSGGSGGGGSAGGGGGGGGGGGV
- a CDS encoding MarR family winged helix-turn-helix transcriptional regulator — encoded protein: MTDRRLAVAAWESLFRAQHEVLHDISGDFHDDDLAQAEYDVLLTVTRGEARSARLRDVTANMLISQPSVSRLVERMVARGMLTKCPDPQDGRGSIVTATDQGIAAFRRVATVHGRSIAERMSVLSDDELALLQQLTAKLRGTL